The genomic stretch TCGGGAACTGCTGCACCGCCCCAGTACTGGACACCAAGGGCTGGATTTTCTGGATCCCGGAGCGCAGCAAATCCGTAGGAACCGTATCTTCAGGCACCAACTCGCTAAGGGTGGTGAGAGCCGCCAAAATTTGGCCCTTCATGTCTTCAATCTTGTCTTTTTCCTGCCGGTAAAACTGCAGAATTCGTTGCAGCAGAGCCAGAAACCCCGGACGACCAAAGCGCGGCTCCACCGGGAAATAGGTACCTGCATAGAAGGGCACCAAATCGGTGGGGGCCAGAAACACATTCAGAGGCCACCCCCCTTGCCCACTCATCAACTGCAGCGTTTGCATGTAGATGCTGTCCAGGTCAGGGCGTTCCTCCCGATCCACCTTGATGGGCAAAAAGTGTTCATTCAAGAAAGCAGCAATCTCGGGGTTGGAGAAAGCCTCCCCTTCCATAACCGTGCACCAGTGGCAACTGGAGTAACCAATCGACAGAAAAATCGGCTTATCTTCGGCACGGGCTTTCTCTAGGGCCTCCGGGATCCAAGGCCACCAATCCACCGGGTTCTCGGCGTGCTTACGCAGGTAGAGGCTGGGGCTAGTGGCGAGGCGATTGGTCATAGACACACCGAGCTGTGCTTTCAAGCTAGCGCGTCCTCCTGCTGAGGCCGACTGTTATTCAAGATACACTTTTTGCCGTCAACCCATGCCTAAGCCGCAAGGGATCCCTGAGGTCAGGCTTGCCGTTCTTCACTGGCTGGGGTTAAGAACTCAAGCGAGCGCCCGTGGAGAACCAGCGTAGTGCTGGTATTTTCCACAAAGCCAATCCGTTCGTAAAAACCCCGCTGGTGGGTGGTGAACAGGTAAACTCGCTCCACCGATTGCAGGTGCGGGTGGCTGATCAAGGTTTCCACCAACTTGCGCCCAATCCCTTGGCGACGGTAATCGTGATCAACCACGATATCCCAGATCACGGCTCGGTACACCCCGTCGGAAGTGGCACGTCCAAAGCCGATTAAGCGTTCTCCATCCCAAACGCTAACCACTGGATGGCTGTGGGCAATGGCTTGCTCCATCTGTTCCCGTTGGCGGTTTTGAGCCCAAAAGGCATTGCGGTTAAACAGCGGAATCAGCTGATCCAAATCCAGCTCGGCACGATCCAGAGAAAAGCGAATGTTGCGGTTATCCACCGGTTGATGGGGGATAGCAGCCATAGGCTCAAGCGAGGGATCCAACATCAGACAAGCCTTAGGGGTTAGAAAAAAGTAAGGTTGACAGGCAAAACAAGGGATGAACTAACTGGCTGAGGCATTTTCAGCGGTCGGCTCCGGGTGCTCCAGGGCATAGGCCTTAAAGCGTTCCAGATCCGCCTGGATTGTACTCTCCACCACTTTGCCCACAAACAAGCCATCCAAAATTTTGCCAATAATCCCCGGAATCTTGTAGGCAACCGACAGCTTGACGATGGTGCTGCCCTTGCGATCGTAAAACCGCAGCGCACCACGATTGGGCAAGCCTTCCACCGAGTTCCAGCCAATGTGTTGGTGTTTCACCACCGTGTGGGTACGAGAAATCCAACTGAAGGTGAGGCCGCGCGTGTCCAACGTCCAACGGGACAACTCCTGATCCAACAGTTCCACCGAGCGGATCCACTTCATCCAACGAGGCATCAGGGAGAGATTGGCCCACAAATCCCAAACCTGCTCAATCGGAACAGGCACCTCCACCTGACAGGTATGCTCTAACCAATCGGATTCAGACATAGGGCCTCGCGTGCAGCATCCAGCAAAATCTATCTGTTCGGTTTGCCTGTTCACCAGACAGAGCCTCCAGATGGGATCCCTGCCTTTACAAAATTTTATATCGACCTAAGATAACATTATTGGCCTTGTGAACGTCTTGGAACCTGTGCTTTTCAGCAACACCACTTTTTCACAGGCCGGTTGCGACTTAGGCGCGTGAGGGCAGAGGCAGAAGCCGGATATCATGGTTGCCATCTGCAAGCCTCACTTGCACTACTTCGCTCTATCCCCTCGTTTGACTCACCGGAACAACCTCACCATGGTTTCACAGTGGAAGCAGCATCTCAAGAACTATTTTGTGGCGGGGTTGCTGGTGGTGATCCCGTTGGCGACCACAATTTGGCTAACGGTGGAGGTGGCCACCTGGAGTATTGGCTTTCTCACCAGCATTCCCAAGCAATTTAACCCGATCCAGGGACTGCACCCGATTTTGATCAACCTAATTGACCTAGGGGTGGGCCTATTTACCCCCATTTTGTTCATCCTGTTGATCGGGTTTATGGCCCGCAACATCGTCGGCCAGTGGCTGCTGAGCCTGAGCGAACAACTGCTGCATGCTATCCCGGTTGCAGGGTTGGTCTACAAAACTCTGAAGCAACTGCTGAGTGTTCTTTTGGCCCCCAACAATCAGCGGTTCCGGCGCGTGGTGCTGGTGGAATATCCTCGCCCCGGTATTTGGGCTTTGGCTTTCGTGACGGGCACGGTACAAACTCCCATTCGTCCCGATAGCCCGCAGCGCTGCCTTAGCCTTTTTGTGCCCACCACGCCCAACCCCACCACAGGCTGGTATGCGATTGTGCCGGAGGAGCAAACGGTAGAGGTGTTCATGCCGATTGAGGATGCTATTAAGATGCTCATTTCCGGCGGCATTGTCACTCCCGAAAGCTTTGAGGCCGGGTTGCAAAGACGGGAAGGAGCCTTGGCGGTGACATTGCCGAATCTGCGGGAGTTGGTGGAGCAAGAGCGGGCCACAGGTGCTCACACGGACGAGTCAGCCCCTTCCGAAAGGGCTTTTGAGGCGGATCGGGCTCTCTAGCTTGAGAAGCTATGCAGCAGGATAGGAGGGAACGGAGCCCACGCCACTTTGGGTCTGGCTCCTCCCTAGGTCAACTTGTCACGCCCACAACTGATACTCTTTCACCTGCTCTAGCCGGACATAAAACGGCTGCATGGCTCGATCCAGGGCCTCAACCTTTTCTGGAGGGAAAGCTTTCCAGTCGGCACGGCTGGCCCAGTGGATGATGATGTGCACCAATTCGGCATCCTCCCCATCCAACCAAGTTTCCTTGCGCAAAAAACCGGGATGCTCCCGCAGCGGGGATCCCCAAATCTGCTCATCTTGCCTGAGAAATTCTGCTTGGCCAGAGGGGAGAACGCGAAAGCAGAGGTGTTCGATGGTGATTGGGCTGGGTTGAGGGGCAACCATAGAGGGGATCCCTTAAAACTCTGGTTCCTCATCTGTCGCTGGGACTTCGGTGAGTTCCAGATACTTTTGCTTGACCGCTTGAATATCCTGCCACATCAACCACTTGGGACTGCCGGGGGTGCGAGCTTGATTGCGCAACAAATAGGCCGGGTGAAAAATCGGCATACACCAGCGCCCCTGCCACTGTATCCATTCCCCCCGTATTTTCGTGATGCCGCGCTTATCTCCCAGGATCGAGCGGACAGAGGTCGCCCCCGTCAGCAGAATAATTGCCGGATCCACCAGCCGAATCTGCTCCAGCAGGTAAGGCCGACAGGCATCCATTTCCTCGGCGGTGGGCACACGGTTGTTGGGGGGGCGACACTTAACCGCGTTGCAGATATAGGTATCCCGCTCGGGATCCAACCCCACGGAGGCGAGGATTTTATCCAGTAACTGGCCCGACTTGCCCACAAAGGGTAGCCCCTGCAGGTCCTCGTTTTCTCCTGGCCCTTCCCCGATAATCAGGATCTTCGCCTTGGGATTGCCCCGTTCCACCACCACATGGGTACGACCTGCCGCCAACTCACAGCGCTGACAGGCCAGGCAATGCTGTTTCAGTTGTTCCAGGTGGGTGTAGGTTCCGGGTGGGATCGGCACTTGAGCTGACAAAGGGATCCGCTGCCAATCGGGAACAGCCTCTTGGGCAGGAGCAGCGGGTTGAAACTCCTCTCCAAATAAGCTGGGCTGAATCTCCGAGGTTGGTTTTTTGGCCGCCATTGCAAGTTGCAGTTCCCTTGTGCAGCGATCTTCGGTTGCCCCTCTAGGCTTGTCAAGTTATCAGCCTCTCGTGAGCTTTAGGCTGCTTGAGGGTTCGCCTGCCCGGAAAACTCCGAAATAAACTGATCGATCTCCCGCAGAATGCGCTCGGTTTCGGAAAGAGAAGAAGGCAAGGTTTCCAACACTTGCTCGTCTGCTTCCATCGCCCGTTCTGCCTCTTGGAAGGTCATCATTGACCCATCGCTGAGCAACAGTTCCAACTCATTGAGCGCCACCATGGCCAGTTGTTGTTCGGTGCGATGCAGTTTGCCCTGTAACGCTTGCAGCTCCTCTTCTTGAGCGTGCAGATTGGCTTCCGCCCGTTCGGCACGGGTGGTGGCCAGTTGGGCGATTTGCTGTGCTTCTTCCCGTTGTGCTTTCAGGAGGCTGATCTCCTGTTCGGCCTGGGCCAGCCGCTCTTGTAGGCTGTAAATCTGTTGCTCCCGGTCTCCCAGTGTGCCCTCTAACTGACGATTCCGAGCTTCGATTTCCTGACGAGCAGTGTTGGCTTGGGCCAGTTGTTCTCTCAAGTCTGCTATCTCATCTCCTAGGTGGGTCAACTGACTTAACCGTTCCAAAATTTGAGCATTTTCTACTTCCAGTTTTTCGATCAGGGCTTGCGCGCTCATGAGTTCGGTTTTGGTAGAATCCAGCTCACCACAGACTTGATCGTAGTTGGCGATCAATTCGCCGATTCGGGTTTCCTTAACGTGCAATTCTTCCCGTAATGAGTTGAGCCAGCGGTCGCTTTGCTCCATCCGTTGCTGTAGAAGGGGAAGCTGGGTCAGAGCTTGCTGGGCGGTGCTGAAAAAGCTGAACAGTCCCTTGCAGCGGCGCTGTAGGTTGCTATGGGATTGATCCAACTTGTCAAAGGCTTCATTCAGGGAGAGATAGGCCTCGCACAGTTTCATGTAGCGGCGGGCCACGGAAGCAGCATGATCCATAGATAGAGTCCAGATTAGGGGGTGCCGTGTCCATTTTATGCCGTTCATTTTATCGGCCAGACCTGGAAAAGGGGGCATTGGATACAACAATCCTGGACTTAATTGACCTTTAATATGGATGCCTGAATCTTACCTGCCTGGGATTGCTCTCTGCTTTGCTCAGAGAGGGATTGAGCTGCTCGCTCACCCTCCATCCAAACCCACACAAAGGGTTCCCAGCTTGCAGCCATAACCCTCTGCAATCTGCACATATTCTGCACATATAGTGGTTAAAACCAGAAGATATTCAGCAAAGACACTAGATACGGAAGATACGGGAAAAGTCTCTCACCGAGGGATCCTTTCCATCTCAAGGGTTCTCCCCAACAAGCGACCCCGCAAGGATAATACGAGTGGGTTAGGCTTGAGCTCACCAAACCCCTCTCGCCTATACCCTGCTCTAGCTCTATGACCCAACTGGATGCCCACACCTGGAACCTGATCTTCGGCGGACTGGATACGGAAAGCAAATACAAGCCCTTTGCCCTACCGGGTTCTCGCCCCCACTACACCCCGGATCGTCCAGGGCAGGTGCAGCATATCCGCTTGCAGTTGGACTTGGATCTGGAGTCTGAGATCGTCTTGGGCCACTGCCAGATTCGCTTGCAACCCGTTCGGGCCGGGATCCACACCTTGAAATTGGATGCGGTGCGCCTTGGGATCCAATCGGTACAGGTGGATGGGGAAGCGCAAACCTTTACAGATGATGGCGAGAGCCTCCAGATTCAGCTCAGCCAACCCACTGGTGAGGATCCCCTTACCCTGGAGATTACCTACCGTCTGGAAAAGCCGGAACGGGGCCTCTACTTCATCAAACCCAGTGCCCACTACCCCAATAAACCCGTGCAAGTGTGGACGCAAGGGGAAGATGAAGATTCCCGCTATTGGTTCCCCTGTTTTGACTATCCTGGCCAGTTGGCCACCTCCGAATTGGTGGTGACGGTGCCGGATCCCTACCGGGTCATATCCAATGGCCGTTTGCTGGCGGTGGAGCAACTGCCGGGGGGCAGAACCCGTTATCACTGGTACCAAGAACAGGTACACCCCACCTATTTGATGACCCTGGCTGTGGGCGACTTCGCGGAGATTCAAGACCATTGGCAAGGGATCCCGGTTACCTATTGGGTAGAAAAAGGGCGTGAGGCAGATGCCAAGCGATCCCTGGGTAAAACCCCCGCCATGATCGAGTTTTTCTCCAATGCTTTTGGCTACCCTTATCCCTACCCGAAATATGCCCAGGTGTGTGTGGCAGATTTTATCTTTGGCGGCATGGAAAACACCTCCACCACCCTCCTCACCGATCGCTGCTTAATGGATGAACGGGCGGCTTTGGATTATCTGTGGACGGAGTCATTGGTGGCTCACGAACTGGCTCATCAGTGGTTTGGGGATCTGCTGGTGATCAAGCATTGGTCCCATGCCTGGCTCAAAGAAGGGATGGCCACCTATGCGGAGGTGCTTTGGGAGGAATATACCACTGGCTATGAAGAGGCTGCCTATCACCGCTATCAAGACCAACAGGCCTACCTCAATGAAGACAGCAACCGCTATCGTCGCCCAATGGTAACCCATATTTACAAAGAAGCCATCGAGCTCTACGACTGTCACATTTACCAGAAAGGTGGCTGTGTCTATCATATGATTCGGCACCAGTTGGGAGATGATCTGTTTCAAAAGGCGATTCAAACTTTTGTTCACAATCACGCCCACCGCACCGTCGAGACCATCGATCTGTTGCGGGCAATCGACCAAGCTACCGGCCAAAATCTGGCCCCTTTGTTTGACCAATATGTGTTCCGTGGTGGTCATCCCGACTACAAGGTTGCCTACAGCTGGGATCCCGATACAAATCTGGCCAAAGTTACCGTCACCCAAACCCAGGATAAAGAGTATTTATTCGATCTGCGCATCCCGATTGTGTTCGGGTTTGTCAGTAAATCTAGCCCCGTTCCCAAGCTAAAAACCTTCACTGTGCGTATTCACGAAGCCGAGCAAAGTTTCTACTTCCCCCTGGAAGAAAAACCCAGCTTTATCAGTTTTGATCATGGCAACCACACCCTCAAAACCGTGGAACTCACCTATGGGATCCCGGAACTGAAAGCTCAGCTCTACCATGCCCCTGATTCCATTGCTCGCCTGCTGGCCGCGCAGGCTTTGGCCAAAAAAGGGGGAGTGGAAGTCGTGCGTGCCTTAGAAACTGCCCTCAAGCAGGAGCCCTACTGGCATGTGCGGGTGGAAATTTGCAAAGCCCTGGGCAGCCTCTCTCTGGATCAAGCTTTTGAGGTGTTGCGATCTACCCTTCAGGATCCCAGCCCCCATGTGCGCAAAGCGGCCATTGAAGCCCTGAGCCAACAGAAATCCCTGGAGAACTTCCAAGTGATTCGGCCCTTCCTGGAGCAGGGGGATCCCAGCTATCAGGTGGAAGCGGCAGCAGCCGTGGCTCTGGGTACCATTGCCGGCTCAACCTTGGAACCGAAACCGCAGGAAGCCGAGGTGGTAGCTCTGTTCCAAACCGCCCTGGAGCAAAAGGCGGGCTGGAATGAGGTGGTGCGGGCCGGAGTCCTGTCTGGCTTGGCCCAAATGAAGCGTTCGGAAAAAGCCCTGGACTTGCTTTTGCAGCATACCCAGTTGGGGATCCCACAACCCTTGCGCTTGGCAGCCATCCGCGCCTTAGGCACCTACGCCTCCGATCAAGAAAATCCACGGGTTCTGGAGTGTTTGGGGGATCTCTGCCGCGAGACTTCCTTCTTTACCCAAATGGCGGTGATTACGGCCCTGAGCCAACTGAACAGCCCGAAAGCCATCCCTCTCTTGCAAAGCCTGGGTACACAGGATGGCCGCATTGAACGGCGCATCAATGAAGCCATTCAAAAGGTGCAATCCCGTTTGGGGGGTGAGCAATCCACGCAACAATTGCGAGAAGAACTGGATCAACTCAAGAAAAGCCATCAGGAATTGCTCAGTCGCATCGGTTCTTTGGAAGCCAAAGCGGGATCCCCCCCAGCCAACGGCACATCTTCACCCAGCTAGACTCCAACTAGACTGCGGTGCAGAATGGCTTTGGGGTTGTTTTCTGGGCAGTTGCGGCTACCATTACACCTTGAATGCTGCCGTGGGAGGCTCCCCCTTACAAAAGAGGGCAGGCTGTCAAAAGGCGAGCTGTATCCAAGGATGGGGAAAAGTCATGTTCCAGCGTGTTGCTCTCGGCTCTGCTGCATTGGGGCTGCTTTTGGCCGTGCAGGTCATGCCCAGCCACGGATTTGGAGAGCCTCGGGTGGTGCCCGACACCAGCTTCTATTTCGATAATCACCGCTTTGATCGCTACCCGGATGCGATTGTGGTGCGGGTGGTGGATGGTGAGACCTTGGTGGTGCAAATTCAAGGGGAACAGAAAATGCGCCTGATCAAGCTGGCAGGCATCGAAGGCATCAGCTCGGAAGAGAACCCCTACCACCAACAGGCGATTGAACTGATGCGTGAGCGCATCCTGTACCGCACCGTCAAACTGGAGGGGGATAAGCTGCTGCGTAACGAAGATGCCACAGGCTTGGTGGAAGCCTACGTTTGGTTAGAAGGCCACCAGATGAATGCGATGTTGGTGCGCAATGGCTTGGCGCGCATCGTCCCCTACAGCCACAACATTAAGTACGACAGCTACTACGGTGGTCTGCAGGAAAGAGCGCAACAGGATCGTCTCGGCATTTGGAGCCGCTTCTAACCAGCTTCGCCAACACTGGGAAAAGTTGTAACCTGAACTTAGACCTCTTTTTACCTCTTACGTTTGCTTTGCCAGTCGAATCCTCTCCAACCTCCAGGGATCCGAATCGTTGGCTGAGGCGATTGCCCTTATTCGCGGGCATTTTGGGTAGCGGCCTACTGGTTTTGAATCGGCTGCTTTTTACGCCAGAATTGTCCACCAGTCAGTCGCGCTCGGATGCTTTGGGGATCCTCCTCAGTGCTTTGTTGATTTTGACCGGACTCCTCTGGCAGCAGATCCAACCGATTGCTCCCAAAACCATCCCCCTACAAGGGATCCCGGGCCTCGACTGGCACCCTGGCTTATCGGAGGCTGCCAAGCTGGAGCTGGCCTGGGCCTCCCATACCCTACTGACCACCACTGCTGCTCGCACGGTACTGGTTTGGGTCGAGGGACAAACCCTGCTGCAACGGGGTCTACTGGCTAGTGCCGGACAGTTGCCTCAGATTGAGCCCAAGAGCATTCTGCAGCGGGTTTTGCGGACGGGCCGACCTGTTTACCTGGTGGACTTGAAGTTGTTTCCAGCCCGAGCTGAATTTGATCGGATTTTACCCACGGGATCCCAGGCGGTACTGTGTCAGCCGATCGGAGAAACGGGGTGCCTGATTTTGGGCAGCGATACTCCCCGCAGTTTTACCCAACGGGATCAGTCTTGGATTGCCGCTATTGCCAGCAAGTTGGAGGTCGTACTTGCGGGGGAAGTTACACAAACCATGACGGAATCCTCTCTAGAGTCACCCTAGATGAAGTTGGAATCAGGGTTTGAGGAAGCTACAAAAAATAGAGATCTTCAAGATCTTCTAACAGGGATCCTCTAGCCCTTAACTCCATGCCAGGGATCCCCCTTAAATAATGCAATCCAAAAGCAGGGGGCAGCCGTATCGAGGATAGCGGAAATGAGGATTGGCTCAGAGCGCGAGTTGGGTTCTGGAGGTGGGATCCTGTGCAAGCGACAGTAGTATTGATCTACGCGCGGACGGGTCAGCCGACTGGATACTACCGACAAGGAGTGCATGGGTTTGCGTTCAAATTTGCACGCAGACAAGAGAGGGAGCCGCAACCCATTAGGATAAAGTATGGTTTCAGGAACGTGCTGCATCTACAGCACCCTCTTGCTAGAAACGACCTACGGTCTACGCAGCCCTGTCGTGACGGCGGGAACCGCGCGACCCAAAAGGTCATCAAGTCTATCTTCTTCCTGCGCCGCACCCCGGCGCGCTTCGTTGTGGGGCTAGATGCTGGCTCTATGTCTGATGTTCCTCGGCTGAGCGATTTGCCCTCTCGCAGCGATTCTGAGCTGATTGAGGCTCTCAAGGCTGGGCAAGCTACCGCTCTCAGTGTGCTCTACGACCGTTATGCCGGGTTGGTGTACGGGCTAGCCCTCAAGATCATGGCCAATGCCACCGATGCTGAGGATTTGACGCAGGAGGTGTTTGTCACCCTCTGGCGAAAACCCAGCTATGATGTGCGGCGCGGATCCCTGAGCAGCTTTCTGTGTGTGTTGACCCGTTCTCGAGCCATTGACCGTCTCCGTTCCAAGGGGAGCAAACAGCGCTTTTTGGAACGCTGGCAGCCTATTCTCAGCGCCGACACCCTGACGCCAGCTCCTTTTGAACAGATTTCCATTGAGGAACGTCGTCAGGTGGTGCAGGAAGCCCTCAGCCAATTGCCCGAAAACCAGCGGCAGATTCTGGAGTTGCTCTACTACCAGGGGTTAAGCCAGGCGGAAGTTTCCCGACAATTGGGGATCCCCTTGGGAACCGTCAAAACCCGCTCTCGCCAGGCCCTCTTCAAATTGCGTGGATCTTTGCAGCCCCTTCTCCGTTGAGTTATGTTTGCCCGCTTTTATGTCTGAATTGTCTGAATCTACCTCTGAATTTGAAAATGAAATGGGCCAGGGTCAAGCCAACGAAGACCTGGCAGGCTACCTGCTTGGGGATTTGCTTCCCGAAGAGGCCCGTGCCCTGGAAGAACGCCTGCAACAGGATCCCCAGTTGGCGGTGGAATTGCGAGCGTTACAGGAGACCCTGGAATTGTTGCCCTACGGCTTGCCCGGGGTGATCCCGCCTGCGGGTTTACGAGACAAGGTTTTGGCGGAAGTGGGTTTGGCAGAAGCACCCCTGCCCCTTCAATCTGCTTTGCCTGCGCTGCCAGCCAGTCGGTTCAAGGCTTGGTGGCGGTGGTTGGCCGGCCTAGTGGCGGTGGCTTTGGTGCTGCTGGGTCTGGATAATTGGCGATTGCGTCAATCGTTGCAACTGGCCCAATTGGAATCGGTGCAAGAGTTGGCCAACCTTCTGCAACAACCGGGATCCCGTCTGGTGAATTTGCAGGGTGAGACTGGGGTGGCCAACCTGCTATTCCGGGTTGGGGAGTGGCAGGAGGTCGTTTTGGCCGCAACCCATCTACCGCAACTGGCCTCGGGGGAGCGCTATCACCTCTGGCTGAAGCTGGACAACGGCGACATTCTCTACTGTGGCGATTTTCAAGTCGATGCTTACGGCTCAGCGATTGTGGCGATGCGCCCGCCTCGCACCCCGCCCAGCGGAACCCGTGCCCAAGAACTGTGGATTACGGCCCAAGTCCCCACCAGTCCCCGAGAGCCGCGGGGAGAACCCGTCTTGACAGGCAAGGTCTAGTGTCCACCCGCAATCGACGGAGATTGTTCTTGCTCATGGGGCCATTGCTGGCTCTACTGGCTTTGTGGTGGACGGATCCCACCCCGACCACCCTCAGCCGCTACGTCACCTCTTTGCAGCAGCGCAGCGGATCCCAGATCCACAACATCCGCCTAGCGGCCCAGGCTTTGGATGGGGTTTACATTCAACCGGGAGCGACTTTCTCTTTTAATCAGGTCGTTGGGCCGCGCCGCTTGGAACGAGGCTATTTGCCGGCGCCGGTGTTTATGGTGGCCGAAACCCTCGATTCCGTAGGGGGCGGAATTTGCCAAGTCTCTTCCAGTCTGTACAATGCCGCTTTGCTGGCAGGGCTGGAGGTGGTGGAGCGACATCCCCATTACACTGTTGTGGAGTCCGTGCCTGCCGGATTGGATGCCACCGTTTGGTATGGGCTGGCGGATCTGCGGTTGAGGAATCCTTTCCCTTGGCCAGTAAGGGTGCGAGCAGAAATCCAAGGGCAGCATCTGGCGGTATCGGTGCTGGGGCGGGGATCCCGACAAGTGGCTCCAGTTCCTTCTCTGCAAGTGCAGCACCATTGGTTAGATGAGCAGCACCTCCAGGTGAGTGTGTATCGCGGGGATGAACGCCTTTCCCAGGATCGCTATGTGATTCCTCGCTAGGATTTAAGAAATTCCCGGATCCCTCCAAATCAAATCCTCTCCTTGTACCTCTATCCACCCGCCACCCGGGTAATCGGGAGTACGGCTGCCACGGCCCATGGGCAGCAAACGGATCCCAGCCTCCACCTGGGCAAAGCTGGGGTGATGAGGCAATACCTTTTCCAGAAACTGGAATAAAATCTGCCGCTGAACCGCTAAAGGAGCCTTCCGCAAGGGATCCCGCAACAGCCTGGGTGGATTTGACTGGTACACCACTGGCCAAAGTTGGGTGGCTTGCGTCAAGACCACCTCATGTTCGGCTGCCAGCAAAGAGGCCAGCCGGTTCAAAGCCAATTCCAATTGAGGATTGAAATGCTCCCGCAAATAAGGGATCACCTCCAGGCGCAGGCGATTCCGGGCATGGGCTAAATCCTGATTGCTGCGATCCGGCCAGACGGGTAAGGAATAGGCTTGGCAAAACTGCTCGGTTTCTGGACGGGAAACCTCCAGTAAAGGCCGAACCAAACGCGGAGAATCGGGATCCCGAGCCTCCACAGGGCGCTGCC from Thermostichus vulcanus str. 'Rupite' encodes the following:
- a CDS encoding GNAT family N-acetyltransferase; protein product: MAAIPHQPVDNRNIRFSLDRAELDLDQLIPLFNRNAFWAQNRQREQMEQAIAHSHPVVSVWDGERLIGFGRATSDGVYRAVIWDIVVDHDYRRQGIGRKLVETLISHPHLQSVERVYLFTTHQRGFYERIGFVENTSTTLVLHGRSLEFLTPASEERQA
- a CDS encoding thermonuclease family protein, whose product is MFQRVALGSAALGLLLAVQVMPSHGFGEPRVVPDTSFYFDNHRFDRYPDAIVVRVVDGETLVVQIQGEQKMRLIKLAGIEGISSEENPYHQQAIELMRERILYRTVKLEGDKLLRNEDATGLVEAYVWLEGHQMNAMLVRNGLARIVPYSHNIKYDSYYGGLQERAQQDRLGIWSRF
- a CDS encoding M1 family aminopeptidase, translated to MTQLDAHTWNLIFGGLDTESKYKPFALPGSRPHYTPDRPGQVQHIRLQLDLDLESEIVLGHCQIRLQPVRAGIHTLKLDAVRLGIQSVQVDGEAQTFTDDGESLQIQLSQPTGEDPLTLEITYRLEKPERGLYFIKPSAHYPNKPVQVWTQGEDEDSRYWFPCFDYPGQLATSELVVTVPDPYRVISNGRLLAVEQLPGGRTRYHWYQEQVHPTYLMTLAVGDFAEIQDHWQGIPVTYWVEKGREADAKRSLGKTPAMIEFFSNAFGYPYPYPKYAQVCVADFIFGGMENTSTTLLTDRCLMDERAALDYLWTESLVAHELAHQWFGDLLVIKHWSHAWLKEGMATYAEVLWEEYTTGYEEAAYHRYQDQQAYLNEDSNRYRRPMVTHIYKEAIELYDCHIYQKGGCVYHMIRHQLGDDLFQKAIQTFVHNHAHRTVETIDLLRAIDQATGQNLAPLFDQYVFRGGHPDYKVAYSWDPDTNLAKVTVTQTQDKEYLFDLRIPIVFGFVSKSSPVPKLKTFTVRIHEAEQSFYFPLEEKPSFISFDHGNHTLKTVELTYGIPELKAQLYHAPDSIARLLAAQALAKKGGVEVVRALETALKQEPYWHVRVEICKALGSLSLDQAFEVLRSTLQDPSPHVRKAAIEALSQQKSLENFQVIRPFLEQGDPSYQVEAAAAVALGTIAGSTLEPKPQEAEVVALFQTALEQKAGWNEVVRAGVLSGLAQMKRSEKALDLLLQHTQLGIPQPLRLAAIRALGTYASDQENPRVLECLGDLCRETSFFTQMAVITALSQLNSPKAIPLLQSLGTQDGRIERRINEAIQKVQSRLGGEQSTQQLREELDQLKKSHQELLSRIGSLEAKAGSPPANGTSSPS
- a CDS encoding DUF502 domain-containing protein; amino-acid sequence: MVSQWKQHLKNYFVAGLLVVIPLATTIWLTVEVATWSIGFLTSIPKQFNPIQGLHPILINLIDLGVGLFTPILFILLIGFMARNIVGQWLLSLSEQLLHAIPVAGLVYKTLKQLLSVLLAPNNQRFRRVVLVEYPRPGIWALAFVTGTVQTPIRPDSPQRCLSLFVPTTPNPTTGWYAIVPEEQTVEVFMPIEDAIKMLISGGIVTPESFEAGLQRREGALAVTLPNLRELVEQERATGAHTDESAPSERAFEADRAL
- a CDS encoding SRPBCC family protein, with the translated sequence MSESDWLEHTCQVEVPVPIEQVWDLWANLSLMPRWMKWIRSVELLDQELSRWTLDTRGLTFSWISRTHTVVKHQHIGWNSVEGLPNRGALRFYDRKGSTIVKLSVAYKIPGIIGKILDGLFVGKVVESTIQADLERFKAYALEHPEPTAENASAS
- a CDS encoding sigma-70 family RNA polymerase sigma factor translates to MSDVPRLSDLPSRSDSELIEALKAGQATALSVLYDRYAGLVYGLALKIMANATDAEDLTQEVFVTLWRKPSYDVRRGSLSSFLCVLTRSRAIDRLRSKGSKQRFLERWQPILSADTLTPAPFEQISIEERRQVVQEALSQLPENQRQILELLYYQGLSQAEVSRQLGIPLGTVKTRSRQALFKLRGSLQPLLR
- a CDS encoding uracil-DNA glycosylase, whose protein sequence is MAAKKPTSEIQPSLFGEEFQPAAPAQEAVPDWQRIPLSAQVPIPPGTYTHLEQLKQHCLACQRCELAAGRTHVVVERGNPKAKILIIGEGPGENEDLQGLPFVGKSGQLLDKILASVGLDPERDTYICNAVKCRPPNNRVPTAEEMDACRPYLLEQIRLVDPAIILLTGATSVRSILGDKRGITKIRGEWIQWQGRWCMPIFHPAYLLRNQARTPGSPKWLMWQDIQAVKQKYLELTEVPATDEEPEF
- a CDS encoding anti-sigma factor domain-containing protein; protein product: MSELSESTSEFENEMGQGQANEDLAGYLLGDLLPEEARALEERLQQDPQLAVELRALQETLELLPYGLPGVIPPAGLRDKVLAEVGLAEAPLPLQSALPALPASRFKAWWRWLAGLVAVALVLLGLDNWRLRQSLQLAQLESVQELANLLQQPGSRLVNLQGETGVANLLFRVGEWQEVVLAATHLPQLASGERYHLWLKLDNGDILYCGDFQVDAYGSAIVAMRPPRTPPSGTRAQELWITAQVPTSPREPRGEPVLTGKV
- a CDS encoding TIGR03792 family protein → MVAPQPSPITIEHLCFRVLPSGQAEFLRQDEQIWGSPLREHPGFLRKETWLDGEDAELVHIIIHWASRADWKAFPPEKVEALDRAMQPFYVRLEQVKEYQLWA
- a CDS encoding cofactor assembly of complex C subunit B, producing MPLFAGILGSGLLVLNRLLFTPELSTSQSRSDALGILLSALLILTGLLWQQIQPIAPKTIPLQGIPGLDWHPGLSEAAKLELAWASHTLLTTTAARTVLVWVEGQTLLQRGLLASAGQLPQIEPKSILQRVLRTGRPVYLVDLKLFPARAEFDRILPTGSQAVLCQPIGETGCLILGSDTPRSFTQRDQSWIAAIASKLEVVLAGEVTQTMTESSLESP